From a region of the Impatiens glandulifera chromosome 4, dImpGla2.1, whole genome shotgun sequence genome:
- the LOC124934779 gene encoding uncharacterized protein LOC124934779 encodes MASSSSSSASTTHLFHNLTSIKLDHKNFLIWKSQILPTLKGYGLYPFVTGTNSAPEAFLQVDAADGSSVLTPNPAFTIWEEQDQRILSWLLSTLSESILAQVVGESCTTSKAFWSALERTFASQSQARLMQLRLQLQTVKKGLLPMAEYLQKIKSIIDSLVGAVQNISQQDFILYVLGGLGPKYESLTIAVTTRTDPIAIEDLQGMLLTHEIRLESLHSNSPTANLAFGSGGISKPSHFQRSRRSVSSPSDYSAENETVNRLSSQNSNGYQINGPSSSSKFSHSDRASTIGLGGPSTNGLSILGRGPNRNKIQCQLCGRFGYAANVIRLKLADVVRIKIQRHTLL; translated from the exons ATggcatcttcttcatcttcttccgcTTCAACCACTCATCTCTTCCACAATCTCACATCCATTAAACTCGATCACAAAAACTTTCTTATTTGGAAATCTCAAATCTTACCTACCCTTAAAGGTTATGGTCTCTATCCATTTGTTACTGGAACTAATTCTGCCCCTGAAGCTTTTCTCCAAGTCGATGCTGCTGACGGATCTAGTGTCCTCACTCCAAATCCTGCTTTTACCATCTGGGAGGAGCAAGATCAAAGAATCCTTTCATGGCTTCTCTCCACCCTTTCAGAATCCATCCTAGCCCAAGTGGTTGGTGAATCATGCACTACATCTAAAGCCTTTTGGTCTGCTTTAGAACGCACATTCGCCTCTCAATCTCAAGCTCGTCTAATGCAgcttcgtcttcaacttcagACGGTAAAGAAGGGCTTACTCCCGATGGCCGAATATttacagaaaataaaatcaatcatcgaTAGTCTCGTTGGTGCTGTGCAAAACATATCTCAACAAGATTTCATCCTTTATGTTTTGGGAGGACTCGGTCCTAAATACGAATCTCTCACTATAGCGGTAACCACTCGCACTGACCCCATCGCCATCGAAGACCTCCAAGGAATGCTTCTTACACATGAGATTCGTCTTGAATCACTCCACTCTAACTCTCCAACTGCTAATCTTGCATTTGGATCGGGagggatttcaaaaccatcCCACTTCCAACGATCGCGACGTTCGGTCTCTTCTCCGAGTGATTATAGTGCAGAAAATGAAACTGTCAATAGATTGAGCTCCCAGAATTCTAatggatatcaaataaatgggCCTTCAAGTTCATCTAAATTTTCACACTCCGACCGGGCTTCTACTATCGGGTTAGGGGGTCCTTCTACTAATGGGCTTTCTATTTTGGGTCGTGGGcccaatagaaataaaatacaatgtcAATTGTGTGGTCGTTTTGGTTATGCGGCTAAT GTCATTCGATTGAAACTTGCCGACGTTGTCAGAATCAAAATTCAACGACACACTCTGCTATGA